A section of the Saccharopolyspora gregorii genome encodes:
- a CDS encoding GAF and ANTAR domain-containing protein — protein MAQREAENEPVTSGVPALVGSLSELPSIVLSTDAVDEVVWETAMLAVRAHEPTGSCGVTVLRDGHPVSLVPHLAEHNALEQSQYAAGTGPVPEALASRSAVVVADTADEPRWPEFAAAAAEQGVGSCCAAPMFVGDRPLGVVSYYAKAPHSYDEDFLLGRLIADLAATGLWCLLKHADKQQLSDQLHQALTSRAEIDQAKGILMAQRGCTADEAFDLLREQSQRHNVKLREVAARVVRRTTGGA, from the coding sequence GTGGCGCAGCGGGAAGCCGAGAACGAACCCGTCACGAGCGGGGTGCCCGCGCTGGTGGGTTCGCTGAGCGAACTGCCGTCGATCGTGCTCTCCACCGACGCGGTCGACGAGGTCGTGTGGGAGACCGCGATGCTGGCGGTGCGCGCGCACGAACCGACCGGTTCGTGCGGGGTCACGGTGCTGCGCGACGGGCACCCGGTGTCGCTGGTGCCGCACCTCGCCGAGCACAACGCGCTGGAGCAGTCGCAGTACGCGGCCGGGACCGGTCCGGTGCCGGAAGCCCTGGCCTCCCGGTCCGCGGTCGTGGTCGCCGACACCGCCGACGAGCCGCGCTGGCCGGAGTTCGCGGCGGCGGCCGCCGAGCAGGGCGTCGGGTCCTGCTGCGCGGCGCCGATGTTCGTCGGGGACCGGCCGCTCGGCGTGGTCAGCTACTACGCGAAGGCGCCGCACTCCTACGACGAGGACTTCCTGCTGGGCAGGCTCATCGCCGACCTGGCCGCCACCGGGCTGTGGTGCCTGCTCAAGCACGCCGACAAGCAGCAGCTGAGCGACCAGCTGCACCAGGCGCTGACCTCGCGCGCCGAGATCGACCAGGCCAAGGGGATCCTGATGGCGCAGCGCGGCTGCACCGCGGACGAGGCGTTCGACCTGCTGCGGGAGCAGAGCCAGCGGCACAACGTGAAGCTGCGCGAGGTCGCCGCCCGCGTCGTCCGGCGCACCACCGGCGGTGCCTGA
- a CDS encoding nucleotide sugar dehydrogenase, translated as MTQHHLALAVNGRERQLSDRLVAYQDRSEEDAVRRVAGLDVPLPGTRQEAVVILGLGYVGLPTACGLAARRSRVVGVDISEQRLRDIADGDVDLPEGERAVLHEALGDGTLRLAEDPSALAEADTVVVCVPTPVDDERSPDLAALRSACATAVAHARLGQTIILTSTTFVGTTRELLVEPLRRRGLAVGSQVHVAFSPERIDPGNHDHSQRHTPRIVGGVTPECSARAARVIGDLTDSVYLVSSPEAAELTKLYENIFRAVNLALANEMADICSALELDPIEVTIAAGTKPYGFLGSFPGPGVGGHCIPCDPHYLLWQLRERGVAAPMIDQAMRSIDLRPDQVVRRAEQLLAAAGTPAAGARVLIAGVSYKAGVRDLRESPALPIIAGLTRLGADVRYHDPLIGEVVLPDGSTLTGEPEPRGADWDLVVVHTVHPGLDYSWAGDCPQVLDATYQFDLAPHRQVV; from the coding sequence GTGACCCAGCATCACCTCGCGCTGGCGGTCAACGGGCGGGAACGCCAGCTGTCCGATCGGCTGGTGGCCTACCAGGACCGGTCGGAGGAGGACGCGGTCCGCCGCGTCGCCGGGCTCGACGTCCCGCTGCCGGGCACCCGGCAGGAAGCGGTGGTGATCCTCGGCCTCGGCTACGTCGGGCTGCCCACCGCCTGCGGGCTCGCCGCCCGCCGCTCCCGCGTCGTCGGCGTCGACATCAGCGAGCAGCGGCTGCGGGACATCGCCGACGGGGACGTGGACCTGCCGGAGGGGGAGCGGGCCGTGCTGCACGAGGCGCTCGGCGACGGGACGCTGCGGCTCGCCGAGGACCCGTCCGCGCTGGCCGAGGCCGACACCGTCGTGGTGTGCGTGCCGACCCCGGTGGACGACGAGCGGAGCCCGGACCTGGCGGCGCTGCGGTCCGCCTGCGCGACCGCGGTGGCGCACGCCCGCTTGGGGCAGACGATCATCCTCACCTCCACGACGTTCGTCGGCACCACGCGGGAACTGCTGGTGGAACCGCTGCGGCGGCGCGGGCTGGCCGTCGGCAGCCAGGTGCACGTGGCGTTCAGCCCGGAGCGCATCGACCCCGGCAACCACGACCACTCGCAGCGGCACACCCCGCGCATCGTCGGCGGCGTCACCCCCGAGTGCTCGGCGCGGGCGGCGCGGGTCATCGGCGACCTCACCGACTCGGTGTACCTGGTGAGCTCCCCGGAGGCGGCGGAGCTGACCAAGCTGTACGAGAACATCTTCCGCGCCGTGAACCTGGCGCTGGCCAACGAGATGGCCGACATCTGCAGCGCGCTGGAGCTGGACCCGATCGAGGTGACGATCGCGGCGGGCACCAAGCCGTACGGCTTCCTCGGCAGCTTCCCCGGGCCGGGCGTCGGCGGGCACTGCATCCCCTGCGACCCGCACTACCTGCTGTGGCAGCTGCGGGAGCGGGGCGTGGCCGCGCCGATGATCGACCAGGCGATGCGGTCCATCGACCTGCGCCCGGACCAGGTGGTGCGCCGCGCCGAGCAGCTGCTGGCCGCCGCGGGCACCCCGGCGGCCGGGGCTCGGGTGCTGATCGCGGGCGTGAGCTACAAGGCGGGCGTGCGGGACCTGCGGGAGTCCCCGGCGCTGCCGATCATCGCCGGGCTCACCCGGCTCGGCGCGGACGTGCGCTACCACGACCCGCTCATCGGGGAGGTCGTGCTGCCCGACGGGTCCACGCTGACCGGGGAACCGGAACCGCGCGGCGCGGACTGGGACCTCGTCGTCGTGCACACCGTGCACCCCGGGCTGGACTACTCGTGGGCGGGGGACTGCCCGCAGGTCCTCGACGCGACCTACCAGTTCGACCTGGCCCCGCACCGGCAGGTCGTGTGA
- a CDS encoding carboxylate--amine ligase — protein sequence MRTPEPAGLDTATPAVVFKLDPNVLHHGGLGLIRSLGRAGVPVYAVHEDPMAPAAHSRYLRGRWWWRPELADPERINLGLAALAEKLGRPAVLFPTDDAAAIHLAEHGAALRHWFRFPDPPPELPREVAGKFTLQDVCRDLGIPTPRAELVRTRAEAAEFAAETGYPLVAKLATPWTSGGRAKVRSTSILRTPRDLRELGDAWDEQETEQQRAGLLMLQEYVPGGSGNDWFFHAYRGSGGCRPAFTGVKLRSYPAHAGLTTLGRCLSNTVLRAQATELLRRLDFRGIADLDFRFDRRDGSYRLLDFNPRLGAQFRLFRDSAGIDVVLAAYLDLTGQPVPEGLPPVGRRFLVENYDPLGAVGYWRRGDLGLRQWVRSVWRADELAWFARDDLAPFALMCGWMGRRALTRRFAPRTGVQVVEPPRYRERIERDAGAAIRQRRRSPYAVEEGHR from the coding sequence ATGCGCACCCCGGAACCGGCCGGCCTCGACACCGCCACGCCCGCGGTGGTGTTCAAGCTGGACCCGAACGTGCTGCACCACGGCGGGCTCGGGCTGATCCGCAGCCTGGGCCGCGCCGGGGTGCCGGTGTACGCGGTGCACGAGGACCCGATGGCGCCGGCCGCGCACTCCCGCTACCTGCGCGGCCGCTGGTGGTGGCGGCCGGAGCTCGCCGACCCGGAGCGGATCAACCTGGGGCTGGCGGCGCTGGCGGAGAAGCTCGGCAGGCCCGCGGTGCTGTTCCCCACCGACGACGCCGCCGCGATCCACCTGGCCGAGCACGGCGCGGCGCTGCGGCACTGGTTCCGGTTCCCGGACCCGCCGCCGGAGCTGCCGCGGGAGGTCGCGGGCAAGTTCACCCTGCAGGACGTGTGCCGGGACCTGGGGATCCCGACGCCGCGCGCCGAACTCGTGCGCACCAGGGCGGAGGCCGCCGAGTTCGCCGCCGAGACCGGCTACCCGCTGGTGGCGAAGCTCGCCACGCCGTGGACCTCCGGCGGCCGGGCGAAGGTCCGCAGCACCTCCATCCTGCGCACGCCGCGGGACCTGCGGGAGCTCGGCGACGCGTGGGACGAGCAGGAGACCGAGCAGCAGCGGGCGGGACTGCTGATGCTGCAGGAGTACGTGCCCGGCGGCAGCGGCAACGACTGGTTCTTCCACGCCTACCGCGGGTCCGGCGGCTGCCGGCCTGCGTTCACCGGCGTGAAGCTGCGCTCCTACCCGGCGCACGCGGGCCTGACCACGCTGGGCCGCTGCCTGTCCAACACGGTGCTGCGCGCGCAGGCGACGGAATTGTTGCGGCGCCTGGACTTCCGCGGCATCGCCGACCTGGACTTCCGGTTCGACCGGCGGGACGGCAGCTACCGGCTGCTGGACTTCAACCCCCGGCTGGGCGCGCAGTTCCGGTTGTTCCGGGACTCCGCGGGCATCGACGTGGTGCTGGCGGCCTACCTGGACCTGACCGGGCAGCCGGTGCCGGAGGGCCTGCCGCCGGTGGGCCGCCGGTTCCTGGTGGAGAACTACGACCCGCTCGGCGCGGTCGGCTACTGGCGCCGCGGCGACCTGGGGCTGCGGCAGTGGGTCCGGTCGGTGTGGCGGGCGGACGAGCTCGCGTGGTTCGCCCGCGACGACCTGGCGCCGTTCGCGCTGATGTGCGGGTGGATGGGCCGCCGCGCCCTCACCCGCAGGTTCGCGCCCCGCACCGGCGTGCAGGTGGTGGAGCCGCCGCGGTACCGCGAACGGATCGAGCGGGACGCGGGGGCGGCAATCCGGCAGCGGCGACGGTCGCCGTATGCGGTCGAGGAGGGACACAGATGA
- a CDS encoding polysaccharide deacetylase family protein, producing the protein MTRTERTATRQRVPHSFPYVLMYHSVSEYTDDPYLVTVDPARFERQLRWLRARGCTGVSMRELLAARRAGRARGLVGLTFDDGYTDFAEVVHPLLRRFGWTATVFVISGMLGGHNRWDPAGPRKPLMTEEQVAEVAAAGMEIGSHSVQHRRLTELEPAELAAEVGKSRPVLQAISGQPVDGFCYPYGAVDAAVVAAVREAGYGYGCAIWRSASSGTHALPRTYVGDRDGTLRLDAKRVRHVLAADSGILRFR; encoded by the coding sequence ATGACCCGGACAGAGCGCACAGCCACCCGGCAGCGGGTACCGCACTCGTTCCCGTACGTGCTGATGTACCACTCGGTGTCCGAGTACACCGACGACCCGTACCTGGTGACCGTGGACCCGGCGCGCTTCGAGCGGCAGCTGCGCTGGCTGCGGGCCCGCGGCTGCACCGGGGTGTCCATGCGGGAGCTGCTGGCGGCGCGGCGGGCCGGGCGGGCCCGCGGGCTGGTGGGCCTGACCTTCGACGACGGCTACACCGACTTCGCCGAGGTGGTGCACCCGCTGCTGCGGCGCTTCGGCTGGACGGCGACGGTGTTCGTGATCTCCGGGATGCTCGGCGGGCACAACCGGTGGGACCCGGCGGGCCCGCGGAAACCGCTGATGACCGAGGAGCAGGTCGCGGAGGTCGCCGCCGCCGGGATGGAGATCGGTTCGCACAGCGTGCAGCACCGCAGGCTCACCGAGCTCGAACCGGCGGAGCTCGCCGCGGAGGTCGGCAAGAGCCGCCCGGTGCTGCAGGCCATCTCCGGGCAACCGGTGGACGGCTTCTGCTACCCGTACGGCGCGGTGGACGCGGCCGTCGTCGCCGCCGTCCGCGAAGCGGGCTACGGGTACGGCTGCGCCATCTGGCGCTCCGCGTCGTCCGGGACGCACGCGCTGCCCCGGACCTACGTCGGCGACCGGGACGGGACGCTGCGGCTCGACGCGAAGCGCGTCCGGCACGTGCTCGCCGCCGACTCGGGAATCCTGCGGTTTCGGTAG
- a CDS encoding sugar transferase: MSIADLRSGPGPVPCRWRAPVRSGARGVPRLLPLVLWPLVDVVALTAVVLVLGVPVLPAALYVVAVLLAVGVDGGHRARICLRVGDQVPRLVLDAAVPAALLLPWTGAGWLVPAGAGGLVLARLAGVAGLRAAHRRGRLVEVVLVVGAGATGVRISRALLEHPEFGLRPLLLADEPVPAAVPVPGRPRQLAELVARYRATRVVLCAADTEADLVGIVRAARPLPAAVHLVPALPELGVAVPQRLLDEVWGIPLVPLRRWNHTAAAALIKRAFDVVLAGALLVVLAPLLLVLAAVVRLGGGGAALFRQRRVTGPGRSATVVKLRTVPRGTAQGWAVRPADTTPLGSWLRGTHFDELPQLGNVLRGEMSVVGPRPERPCYAERFAREVPRYRDRHRVRGGMTGWAQVHGLHGDTSIPERAEFDNRYIENWTPWLDVVVVARTVGIVLATAMGGDQE; this comes from the coding sequence ATGAGCATCGCCGACCTGCGGTCCGGCCCCGGCCCCGTGCCGTGCCGGTGGCGCGCCCCGGTGCGGTCCGGGGCGCGCGGGGTGCCGCGGCTGCTGCCGCTGGTGCTGTGGCCGCTGGTCGACGTGGTCGCGCTGACCGCGGTGGTGCTCGTGCTGGGCGTGCCGGTGCTGCCCGCGGCGCTGTACGTGGTGGCGGTGCTGCTGGCGGTGGGCGTGGACGGCGGGCACCGGGCGCGGATCTGCCTGCGCGTCGGCGACCAGGTGCCGCGGCTGGTGCTGGACGCCGCGGTGCCCGCCGCGCTGCTGCTGCCGTGGACCGGCGCCGGGTGGCTGGTGCCCGCGGGGGCGGGCGGGCTGGTGCTGGCGCGCCTCGCCGGGGTCGCCGGGCTGCGGGCCGCGCACCGGCGCGGGCGGCTGGTGGAGGTGGTGCTGGTCGTGGGTGCCGGGGCCACCGGGGTGCGGATCTCCCGCGCGCTGCTGGAGCACCCGGAGTTCGGGCTGCGGCCGTTGCTGCTCGCCGACGAGCCGGTGCCGGCGGCGGTGCCGGTGCCGGGCCGGCCGCGGCAGCTGGCCGAGCTGGTGGCGCGGTACCGCGCCACCCGGGTGGTCCTGTGCGCCGCGGACACCGAAGCGGACCTGGTGGGCATCGTCCGGGCCGCCCGCCCGCTGCCCGCCGCGGTGCACCTGGTGCCCGCGCTGCCGGAGCTGGGGGTGGCGGTGCCGCAGCGGTTGCTCGACGAGGTCTGGGGGATCCCGCTGGTGCCGCTGCGCCGCTGGAACCACACCGCGGCCGCGGCTCTGATCAAGCGCGCGTTCGACGTGGTGCTGGCCGGGGCGCTGCTGGTGGTGCTGGCACCGCTGCTGCTGGTGCTGGCCGCCGTGGTCCGCCTCGGGGGCGGCGGTGCGGCGCTGTTCCGCCAGCGCCGCGTCACCGGTCCCGGCCGGTCGGCGACCGTGGTGAAGCTGCGCACCGTGCCGCGCGGCACCGCGCAGGGCTGGGCGGTGCGCCCGGCCGACACGACTCCGCTGGGCAGCTGGCTGCGCGGCACCCACTTCGACGAGCTGCCGCAGCTGGGCAACGTGCTGCGCGGCGAGATGTCGGTGGTGGGGCCGCGCCCGGAACGGCCCTGCTACGCCGAGCGCTTCGCCCGCGAGGTCCCGCGCTACCGGGACCGGCACCGGGTGCGCGGCGGCATGACGGGCTGGGCCCAGGTGCACGGCCTGCACGGGGACACCTCGATCCCCGAGCGGGCCGAGTTCGACAACCGCTACATCGAGAACTGGACGCCGTGGCTGGACGTGGTGGTCGTGGCCAGGACGGTCGGCATCGTGCTGGCCACCGCGATGGGGGGAGACCAGGAATGA
- a CDS encoding NAD-dependent epimerase/dehydratase family protein: MRALVTGAAGFIGSHLVEWLLAEGNTVVGVDDLSTGSEANLPADEPDFRFVRGTILDGSLIDDLVSEVDVVFHLAAAVGAFVIQERTLRSLLTNVHGTENVLDSAHRHGARVLVASTSEIYGKNTKPGLAETDDRLIGSPLKTRWTYSEAKAIDESLTCCYVRELGLDAVIVRLFNTVGPRQSGRYGMVIPRLVSQALHGRPLTVFGTGHQVRCFCHVHDVVPALARLAELPAANGTAVNLGSTEQVSIMDLASRVLELTGSDAGVVKMSYEDAYGAGYEDLQRRVPDCAKARELIGFQPARTLDDIIRAVIDEQTRAAQVVSA, encoded by the coding sequence ATGAGGGCGCTGGTCACCGGAGCCGCCGGGTTCATCGGCTCGCACCTCGTGGAGTGGCTGCTGGCCGAGGGGAACACCGTGGTCGGCGTCGACGACCTCAGCACCGGCAGCGAGGCGAACCTGCCCGCGGACGAGCCGGACTTCCGGTTCGTGCGCGGCACCATCCTCGACGGTTCGCTGATCGACGACCTGGTGTCCGAAGTGGACGTGGTGTTCCACCTGGCCGCCGCGGTGGGCGCGTTCGTCATCCAGGAGCGCACGCTGCGCAGCCTGCTCACCAACGTGCACGGCACCGAGAACGTGCTCGACTCGGCGCACCGGCACGGGGCGCGGGTGCTGGTGGCCTCCACCAGCGAGATCTACGGCAAGAACACCAAACCGGGCCTGGCCGAGACCGACGACCGGCTGATCGGCTCGCCGCTGAAGACCCGCTGGACCTACTCCGAGGCGAAGGCCATCGACGAGAGCCTCACCTGCTGCTACGTCCGGGAACTCGGGCTGGACGCGGTGATCGTGCGGCTGTTCAACACCGTCGGGCCCCGGCAGAGCGGCCGCTACGGCATGGTGATCCCGCGGCTGGTGAGCCAGGCGCTGCACGGCAGGCCGCTCACCGTGTTCGGCACCGGGCACCAGGTCCGCTGCTTCTGCCACGTGCACGACGTGGTGCCCGCCCTGGCGCGGCTGGCGGAGCTGCCCGCCGCCAACGGGACCGCCGTCAACCTCGGCAGCACCGAGCAGGTGTCCATCATGGACCTGGCGAGCCGCGTGCTGGAGCTGACCGGCTCCGACGCGGGCGTGGTGAAGATGTCCTACGAGGACGCCTACGGCGCCGGCTACGAGGACCTGCAGCGGCGGGTGCCGGACTGCGCCAAGGCCCGCGAGCTCATCGGGTTCCAGCCCGCGCGCACCCTCGACGACATCATCCGCGCCGTCATCGACGAGCAGACGCGCGCCGCGCAGGTCGTCTCGGCGTAA
- a CDS encoding NAD(P)-binding domain-containing protein yields MNDTVDVAIVGAGPYGLSLAAHLRSAGVSYRQFGIPMDLWRSRMPRGMFLKSQGFASNLSDPDRSHTLRNFCQETGHGYADYGVPVSLENFISYADWFREQRGLEVEEVLVTDVDRQAGEFELTLADGGTAKARSVVVAAGVQHFPRTPEVFSDLPAELCTHSSEHTDLSGFDGASVLVIGAGQSALESAALLHEHGADVRLIARARNVVWNGRPLLPDRPLLRRMREPEAGLGSGLSTWFYSEHPDLFRHLPESQRVLRARTALGPAGGWWLRSRVEGVLPVHVGHTVDWAKTVGDQVRLGVRTFAGGGREFTADHVICATGYPPDLERLAFVNSRLRSRLRTLDRTPRVGADFESSVPGLFFIGAAVTPSHGPVMRFVYGADHAVRRVGARLASTSGARRVRAGVAG; encoded by the coding sequence ATGAACGACACCGTCGACGTCGCCATCGTGGGCGCCGGTCCGTACGGGCTGTCGCTGGCCGCGCACCTGCGGTCGGCCGGGGTCAGCTACCGGCAGTTCGGCATCCCGATGGACCTGTGGCGCAGCAGGATGCCGCGGGGCATGTTCTTGAAATCGCAGGGGTTCGCCTCGAACCTGTCCGACCCGGACCGGTCGCACACGTTGCGGAACTTCTGCCAGGAGACCGGGCACGGCTACGCCGACTACGGCGTGCCGGTATCGCTGGAGAACTTCATCTCCTACGCCGACTGGTTCCGCGAGCAGCGCGGCCTGGAGGTGGAGGAGGTGCTGGTGACCGACGTGGACCGGCAGGCGGGCGAGTTCGAGCTGACCCTCGCCGACGGCGGCACCGCGAAGGCCCGCTCGGTGGTGGTCGCCGCGGGGGTGCAGCACTTCCCGCGCACCCCGGAGGTGTTCTCCGACCTGCCCGCCGAGCTGTGCACGCACAGCTCCGAGCACACCGACCTGTCCGGGTTCGACGGCGCCTCGGTGCTGGTGATCGGCGCGGGCCAGTCCGCGCTGGAATCGGCGGCGCTGCTGCACGAGCACGGCGCCGACGTGCGGCTGATCGCGCGCGCCCGGAACGTGGTGTGGAACGGGCGGCCGCTGCTGCCGGACCGGCCGCTGCTGCGCCGGATGCGGGAGCCGGAGGCGGGACTCGGCTCCGGGCTGTCCACCTGGTTCTACTCCGAGCACCCCGACCTGTTCCGGCACCTGCCGGAGAGCCAGCGGGTGCTGCGGGCGCGCACCGCGCTCGGGCCCGCCGGGGGGTGGTGGCTGCGCAGCCGCGTCGAAGGCGTGCTGCCGGTGCACGTGGGGCACACCGTGGACTGGGCGAAGACGGTGGGCGACCAGGTGCGGCTGGGAGTGCGCACCTTCGCGGGCGGGGGCCGCGAGTTCACCGCCGACCACGTGATCTGCGCGACCGGCTACCCGCCGGACCTGGAGCGGCTCGCGTTCGTGAACTCGAGGCTGCGGTCGCGGCTGCGGACGCTGGACCGCACCCCGCGGGTCGGGGCGGACTTCGAGTCCTCGGTGCCGGGCCTGTTCTTCATCGGGGCCGCGGTGACCCCGAGCCACGGCCCGGTGATGCGCTTCGTCTACGGCGCCGACCACGCGGTGCGGCGCGTCGGTGCCCGGCTGGCCTCGACCTCCGGCGCTCGGCGGGTCCGGGCCGGGGTGGCCGGATGA
- a CDS encoding glycosyltransferase, with protein MKVLHVITGLGVGGAELQLRSILQHTRHDADVLALYNPGDVADMITGDGVRVRDLGMTSNTQLGAVLKMRSLIREGGYDVVHTHLYRACVYGKLAARLAGTPVVVGTEHSIGETHLERRRMTAGVRGLYLGTDVFAQRTIAVSETVADRLANWGMRAEKITVIPNGVDFGRVSFDPDARSRVRAEHGIDDRAHVIGVLGRLDANKRFDLVIEAASPLLGEGAKLLVVGGGAERERLEQQAAALGVADHVVFAGERHDVSAMLSAFDLFVASSKQETFGLSVLEALANGMPVLYTTCPALEGVHTDRARQVPGDVEGMRSEIAAEVTDRRPRGDVPVIRDLYGIEAVTGRIDDLYERLRSGGRRVAGRELATEQGGGVR; from the coding sequence ATGAAGGTTCTGCACGTGATCACCGGTCTGGGGGTCGGCGGTGCCGAGCTGCAGCTCAGATCGATCTTGCAGCACACCCGGCACGACGCCGACGTGCTCGCGCTCTACAACCCGGGCGACGTCGCCGACATGATCACCGGGGACGGGGTCCGGGTCCGCGACCTCGGCATGACCAGCAACACGCAGCTGGGCGCCGTGCTCAAGATGCGGTCGCTGATCCGCGAGGGCGGCTACGACGTGGTGCACACCCACCTGTACCGGGCGTGCGTCTACGGCAAGCTCGCCGCCCGGCTCGCCGGGACCCCGGTGGTCGTCGGCACCGAGCACTCGATCGGCGAGACGCACCTGGAGCGCAGGCGGATGACCGCCGGGGTGCGCGGCCTGTACCTCGGCACCGACGTCTTCGCGCAGCGCACCATCGCGGTGTCGGAGACCGTGGCCGACCGGCTCGCGAACTGGGGGATGCGCGCAGAGAAGATCACCGTGATCCCGAACGGCGTCGACTTCGGCCGGGTGTCGTTCGACCCGGACGCGCGGTCGCGGGTGCGCGCCGAGCACGGCATCGACGACCGGGCGCACGTGATCGGCGTGCTGGGCAGGCTGGACGCGAACAAGCGCTTCGACCTCGTCATCGAGGCGGCCTCCCCGCTGCTGGGCGAGGGCGCGAAGCTGCTCGTCGTCGGCGGCGGCGCCGAGCGGGAACGGCTGGAGCAGCAGGCGGCGGCGCTGGGCGTCGCCGACCACGTGGTCTTCGCCGGGGAACGCCACGACGTGTCCGCGATGCTGTCCGCGTTCGACCTGTTCGTGGCCTCCTCCAAGCAGGAGACCTTCGGGCTGTCGGTGCTGGAGGCGCTGGCCAACGGCATGCCGGTGCTGTACACGACCTGCCCTGCGCTGGAGGGCGTGCACACCGATCGGGCCCGCCAGGTGCCCGGCGACGTCGAGGGAATGCGCTCGGAGATCGCCGCCGAGGTCACCGACCGGCGCCCGCGCGGCGACGTGCCGGTGATCCGCGACCTGTACGGCATCGAGGCCGTCACCGGCCGCATCGACGACCTCTACGAGCGGCTGCGCTCCGGGGGCAGGCGCGTCGCCGGCCGGGAGCTGGCCACCGAGCAGGGCGGAGGGGTCCGATGA
- a CDS encoding glycosyl hydrolase family 18 protein yields the protein MATADGAEQDGLGAKLTAWWRRTWAGSGPDEPEPTGPRSWPPDQGPSPRARRVRHFGGSVWFIALIAIAALLVVVMAAPRMMSPSKPGTLVVASLPFWNLGNGTTTVVANRDSVNEVSPWIYGLGDDGRITHQFPPERTAEVAEQVGKLREAGVPVVASLANITDGRWAYEPVAKVLHDPRLRDRHVREIVALVEREDYAGIDIDYENLRAGDRDAFSAFVTELGAALRAERKTLSVAVFAKASDEGYDERNVAQDFAVIGRAADQVRLMGYDFHWGTSPPGPVAPIGWVRDVVKYAKSKIPQERIVLGIPLYGYDWVGEHGTNVTWLQAFQLATQHRAETNYDPVSQTPWFRYTDERGREHEVWFENSVSSKAKFEVARGSGIRGVYLWMYGYEDTATWNRLAESLPVGE from the coding sequence GTGGCGACCGCGGACGGCGCCGAGCAGGACGGCCTCGGGGCGAAGCTCACCGCGTGGTGGCGGCGGACCTGGGCCGGATCCGGCCCGGACGAACCGGAACCGACCGGACCGCGGTCCTGGCCGCCGGACCAGGGCCCCAGCCCGCGGGCGCGGCGGGTCCGGCACTTCGGCGGCTCCGTCTGGTTCATCGCGCTCATCGCGATCGCCGCGCTGCTGGTGGTCGTGATGGCGGCGCCGCGCATGATGTCGCCGTCGAAACCGGGCACGCTGGTGGTGGCGTCGCTGCCGTTCTGGAACCTCGGCAACGGCACCACCACCGTCGTCGCCAACCGGGACTCGGTGAACGAGGTCTCGCCGTGGATCTACGGCCTCGGCGACGACGGGCGGATCACCCACCAGTTCCCGCCGGAGCGCACCGCAGAGGTCGCCGAGCAGGTCGGGAAGCTCCGCGAGGCCGGGGTGCCGGTGGTGGCCTCGCTGGCCAACATCACCGACGGGCGCTGGGCGTACGAACCGGTCGCGAAGGTGCTGCACGACCCGCGGCTGCGGGACCGGCACGTGCGGGAGATCGTCGCGCTGGTCGAGCGCGAGGACTACGCGGGCATCGACATCGACTACGAGAACCTGCGCGCCGGGGACCGGGACGCGTTCAGCGCCTTCGTTACCGAACTGGGCGCGGCGCTGCGGGCCGAGCGCAAGACCCTGTCGGTGGCGGTGTTCGCGAAGGCCAGCGACGAGGGCTACGACGAGCGCAACGTCGCCCAGGACTTCGCCGTCATCGGCCGGGCCGCCGACCAGGTGCGGCTGATGGGCTACGACTTCCACTGGGGGACCTCGCCGCCCGGGCCGGTCGCACCGATCGGCTGGGTGCGCGACGTCGTGAAGTACGCCAAGTCGAAGATCCCGCAGGAGCGGATCGTGCTCGGCATCCCGCTCTACGGCTACGACTGGGTCGGCGAGCACGGCACCAACGTCACCTGGCTGCAGGCCTTCCAGCTCGCCACCCAGCACCGCGCCGAGACCAACTACGACCCGGTCAGCCAGACCCCGTGGTTCCGCTACACCGACGAGCGCGGCCGCGAGCACGAGGTGTGGTTCGAGAACTCGGTCAGCTCCAAGGCGAAGTTCGAAGTGGCCCGCGGCTCCGGCATCCGCGGCGTCTACCTGTGGATGTACGGCTACGAGGACACCGCCACCTGGAACCGGCTGGCGGAGAGCCTGCCGGTCGGCGAATGA